A single region of the bacterium genome encodes:
- the dnaB gene encoding replicative DNA helicase → MADFGRDGDREGRGGTRGGDDRRSYGRGRGDSVRDVGIEELSGRVPPHDIEAEKAVLSAILLDNDAIHAVVTEVGEDDFYHPSHQMLYRSMTRLRDDNEPVDLTTLAAYLKGESLLDSVGGPVALAEIADYEATPANIVHYAKIVRECAIKRHLISTASEIVALGYEAGEQANSLLDEAESKIFALSKEKASSSLSPMSVEMHDAVNHIDMLMNRSGELTGLTTGYEKLDEMTGGLQGGDLFILAARPSMGKTAFALNVGRNMAIDHGKKVAIFSLEMTTRSLVMRMLSTDSQVDFGLFRSGLISTEAHSRLMTAAGRLAEAGIWIDDTGAASVLEMRAKCRRLHSMSGLDCVIVDYLQLARGDRNTQSREQEISEISRGLKGLAKELDVPVIALSQLNRGPETRKDDKRPMLADLRESGAIEQDADVIAFIYRDIVYNKETEYENLAELIIAKQRNGPTGTVKLEFEGRFAQFRDWPLSDNPYEDAPGGDFAPPPPDDGGYGGPDVFGGAGGDGFGSDTEPAF, encoded by the coding sequence TTGGCCGACTTCGGTAGGGACGGGGATCGCGAAGGACGAGGAGGGACCCGCGGAGGCGACGATCGGCGGAGCTACGGCCGCGGGCGAGGCGACTCCGTCCGAGACGTCGGGATCGAAGAGCTCTCCGGCCGCGTCCCGCCCCACGACATCGAAGCCGAGAAGGCCGTCCTCTCCGCGATCCTGCTCGACAACGACGCGATCCACGCGGTCGTGACCGAGGTCGGTGAGGACGATTTCTACCACCCGTCCCACCAGATGCTCTACCGCTCGATGACGCGGCTGCGCGACGACAACGAGCCGGTCGACTTGACCACCCTGGCTGCCTACCTGAAGGGGGAGTCGCTCCTCGACAGCGTCGGCGGCCCGGTCGCCCTGGCGGAGATCGCCGACTACGAGGCGACCCCGGCGAACATCGTCCACTACGCGAAGATCGTCCGCGAGTGCGCGATCAAGCGCCATCTGATCTCGACCGCCTCCGAAATCGTGGCCCTCGGCTACGAGGCCGGGGAGCAGGCGAACTCGCTCCTCGACGAAGCGGAGAGCAAGATCTTCGCGCTCTCGAAGGAGAAGGCGAGCTCGAGCCTATCGCCCATGTCCGTCGAGATGCACGACGCGGTCAATCACATCGACATGCTGATGAACCGGTCGGGCGAGCTGACGGGGCTCACCACGGGCTACGAGAAGCTCGACGAGATGACGGGCGGGCTGCAGGGCGGCGACCTCTTCATCCTCGCGGCGCGGCCTTCGATGGGGAAGACCGCCTTCGCGCTCAACGTCGGCCGCAACATGGCGATCGACCACGGCAAGAAGGTCGCGATCTTCTCGCTCGAGATGACGACCCGCTCGCTCGTCATGCGCATGCTCTCCACCGACTCCCAGGTGGACTTCGGTCTCTTCCGGAGCGGGCTGATCTCGACGGAGGCCCACTCGCGGCTGATGACCGCGGCGGGGCGACTCGCGGAGGCCGGGATCTGGATCGACGACACGGGCGCCGCCTCCGTGCTCGAGATGCGCGCCAAGTGTCGGCGGCTCCACTCGATGAGCGGCCTCGACTGCGTGATCGTCGACTACCTCCAGCTCGCCCGCGGCGACCGCAACACCCAGAGCCGCGAGCAGGAGATCTCGGAGATCTCGCGCGGCTTGAAGGGCCTGGCGAAGGAGCTCGACGTGCCCGTGATCGCGCTCTCCCAGCTGAATCGCGGACCGGAGACGCGCAAGGACGACAAGCGACCGATGCTCGCCGACCTGCGCGAGTCCGGCGCGATCGAGCAGGACGCGGACGTGATCGCCTTCATCTACCGGGACATCGTCTACAACAAAGAGACGGAGTACGAGAACCTCGCCGAGCTGATCATCGCCAAGCAGCGCAACGGTCCGACGGGCACGGTCAAGCTCGAGTTCGAAGGCCGCTTCGCGCAGTTCCGCGACTGGCCGCTCTCGGACAACCCCTACGAGGACGCGCCCGGTGGCGACTTCGCCCCGCCGCCGCCGGACGACGGCGGATACGGGGGGCCGGACGTTTTCGGCGGGGCCGGTGGCGACGGCTTCGGCTCGGATACGGAGCCGGCCTTCTAG
- a CDS encoding beta-lactamase family protein: MAAFEGRRLRGSITRFGRWLASVAVVAWGLACVVVPGVDQAPETIGQAAQTSITEAMQAAVDRGAVGGVVTLVHHRGEVVHAAAVGLQDPAAGIAMQRDSIFRIASMTKPITAVATMILVDEGRLRLDDAIDPWLPELAAPTVLRDPTAALETAVPAARSIRVVDLLTHSAGIATPRTPEGPLRRALMAADAKNAAGYDAWLSWVGALPLAAEPGSTFLYGNSFDVLGILVERVSGQKYPDFVRERIFAPLGMVDTDFRIPEAKLGRFARLQDLGSVPPSWIPSEAEIPGFPAAAGGLYSTADDYLRFARMLHGGGRLGEVRILSEASVATMTRNHLSADQRRGEPFANQVDFWAGQGFGLGVAVKEIEGVATAELGVASIGAFAWPGIFGTWWQVDPALDLILVFMVPGGEARPVRWAFQAAVYEALSADPRLATDGPASRARPDGSGASRISIRSGEDPSFPSANPSERS; the protein is encoded by the coding sequence ATGGCCGCATTCGAAGGACGCAGGCTTCGCGGATCGATCACCCGATTCGGGCGGTGGCTCGCGAGCGTCGCGGTGGTGGCCTGGGGCCTCGCCTGCGTCGTCGTCCCGGGCGTCGATCAGGCCCCCGAGACGATCGGCCAGGCCGCGCAGACCTCGATCACGGAGGCGATGCAGGCCGCCGTCGATCGCGGCGCGGTCGGCGGGGTCGTCACGCTGGTCCATCACCGGGGCGAGGTCGTCCACGCGGCGGCGGTCGGGCTCCAGGATCCGGCCGCCGGAATCGCGATGCAGCGGGATTCGATCTTTCGGATCGCGTCGATGACGAAGCCGATCACCGCGGTCGCGACGATGATCCTCGTGGACGAGGGCAGGCTCCGGCTCGACGACGCCATCGACCCCTGGCTGCCCGAGCTCGCCGCGCCGACGGTCCTCCGGGATCCCACGGCGGCGCTGGAAACCGCGGTGCCCGCGGCGCGGTCGATCCGGGTCGTCGACCTGTTGACCCACAGCGCGGGCATCGCCACGCCGAGAACGCCGGAGGGGCCGCTGCGCAGGGCGCTGATGGCGGCCGACGCGAAGAACGCGGCGGGCTACGACGCGTGGTTGTCCTGGGTCGGCGCGCTCCCGCTCGCGGCCGAGCCCGGGAGCACGTTCCTCTACGGAAACTCCTTCGACGTGTTGGGCATCCTCGTCGAGCGGGTCTCCGGTCAGAAGTATCCCGACTTCGTCCGCGAACGGATCTTCGCGCCGCTCGGGATGGTCGATACCGATTTCAGGATCCCCGAGGCCAAGCTCGGTCGCTTCGCTCGCCTGCAGGACCTGGGCAGCGTGCCCCCTTCGTGGATTCCCTCCGAGGCGGAGATCCCCGGCTTTCCCGCCGCGGCGGGGGGGCTCTACTCGACCGCCGACGACTACCTGCGCTTCGCTCGCATGCTGCACGGGGGCGGACGACTCGGCGAGGTGCGGATCCTCTCCGAGGCATCGGTCGCCACGATGACCCGCAACCACCTCTCGGCGGACCAGCGTCGCGGCGAACCCTTCGCGAACCAGGTCGATTTCTGGGCGGGGCAGGGCTTCGGACTCGGCGTCGCCGTCAAGGAGATCGAAGGTGTCGCGACCGCCGAGCTGGGCGTCGCCTCCATCGGGGCCTTCGCCTGGCCCGGCATCTTCGGGACCTGGTGGCAGGTCGACCCCGCCCTCGATCTGATCCTGGTCTTCATGGTCCCGGGCGGAGAGGCGCGCCCCGTCCGTTGGGCCTTCCAGGCGGCCGTCTACGAGGCGCTCTCCGCGGATCCTCGTCTCGCGACCGACGGACCTGCGAGTCGGGCGCGCCCGGACGGGTCGGGTGCGTCCCGGATTTCGATACGCTCGGGAGAGGATCCTTCCTTCCCCAGCGCGAACCCTTCGGAGAGATCATGA
- the rplI gene encoding 50S ribosomal protein L9 — protein MGTVQVILSEDVHALGDAGDIVSVKPGYARNFLIPQGKAMIATAERVNEVQHQKRVINEKLAKELSDLNAVKAKLHGMKLETVAQAGDEGKLFGSVTAANLAELIAEQGLEVDKRKIQLSEPIKTVGEHTVAVRLRSDVMADFKVTVLAASAPPPSAEVTDEGASGSLGAEPGAPAAEASADDGDDETKNED, from the coding sequence ATGGGCACGGTCCAGGTCATCCTCAGCGAAGACGTGCACGCCCTCGGTGACGCGGGAGACATCGTCTCGGTCAAGCCGGGCTACGCGCGCAACTTCCTCATTCCGCAGGGCAAGGCGATGATCGCCACCGCCGAGCGCGTGAACGAGGTCCAGCACCAGAAGCGGGTCATCAACGAGAAGCTCGCGAAGGAGCTGTCGGACCTGAACGCCGTCAAGGCGAAGCTCCACGGCATGAAGCTCGAGACCGTGGCCCAGGCCGGCGACGAAGGGAAGCTCTTCGGTTCGGTCACGGCCGCGAACCTCGCGGAGCTGATCGCCGAGCAGGGGCTCGAGGTCGACAAGCGCAAGATCCAGCTCTCCGAGCCGATCAAGACCGTCGGCGAGCACACGGTCGCCGTCCGCCTGCGCAGCGACGTCATGGCCGACTTCAAGGTCACCGTCCTCGCCGCGAGTGCACCGCCGCCGTCGGCGGAGGTCACGGACGAAGGGGCGAGTGGCAGCCTCGGCGCCGAGCCCGGAGCGCCCGCCGCGGAGGCCTCGGCCGACGACGGCGACGACGAGACGAAGAACGAGGACTGA
- the rpsR gene encoding 30S ribosomal protein S18: MRAAARKKARKQAKRKGMFQRRKVCRFCADKNLTISYKDVKTLRLFITETGKMTPRRISGTCAKHQRGLAIEIKRARQLAMLPMAPSHF, translated from the coding sequence CTGCGCGCCGCCGCGCGGAAGAAGGCCCGCAAGCAGGCCAAGCGCAAGGGCATGTTCCAGCGCCGCAAGGTCTGTCGCTTCTGCGCCGACAAGAACCTGACGATCTCCTACAAGGACGTGAAGACGCTGCGCCTGTTCATCACGGAGACCGGGAAGATGACGCCGCGGCGCATCTCCGGGACCTGTGCGAAGCACCAGCGCGGTCTCGCGATCGAGATCAAGCGCGCCCGGCAGCTCGCGATGCTGCCCATGGCGCCCTCGCACTTCTAA
- the rpsF gene encoding 30S ribosomal protein S6 translates to MREYETTFIVQPEISDEGSQAILSKLDGVLDAGSSTRLMCEDHGKRKLAYEIRKFHKGHYYTLQFLDDGAVVPDIERALRLEESVLRFLTILVTEEVEDVEGRKTVAAEAEVEQQKRAAERAQREAEEAAARREQEEAERQAAAEAAAAAATAGEAAEGEGDGDGEGEGEAAPAAEAPSEEPAAPAEETPAADEEKQS, encoded by the coding sequence TTGCGGGAATACGAAACGACATTCATCGTCCAGCCCGAGATCTCGGACGAAGGCAGCCAGGCCATCCTGTCGAAGCTCGACGGGGTCCTCGACGCCGGCAGCTCTACGCGGCTCATGTGTGAGGATCACGGCAAGCGCAAGCTCGCCTACGAGATCCGCAAGTTCCACAAGGGCCACTACTACACGCTCCAGTTCCTCGACGACGGCGCCGTCGTCCCGGACATCGAGCGCGCCCTGCGCCTCGAGGAGTCGGTGCTTCGCTTCCTGACGATCCTCGTGACCGAGGAAGTCGAGGACGTCGAAGGACGCAAGACCGTGGCCGCCGAGGCCGAGGTCGAGCAGCAGAAGCGCGCCGCCGAGCGCGCCCAGCGCGAGGCCGAGGAAGCCGCGGCCCGCCGCGAGCAGGAAGAGGCCGAGCGCCAGGCTGCGGCCGAAGCCGCTGCTGCGGCCGCCACCGCCGGCGAAGCTGCCGAAGGTGAAGGTGATGGTGATGGAGAAGGCGAAGGCGAGGCCGCGCCGGCCGCCGAAGCGCCGTCCGAAGAGCCCGCCGCGCCGGCCGAAGAAACCCCCGCTGCCGATGAGGAGAAGCAGTCGTGA
- a CDS encoding arylamine N-acetyltransferase: MDITPYLDRVGVSGPLRTDEDTLIRLHEAHLRTFPYENLDIQLGQRKSMDPERWQRRLVDEHRGGWCYEMNGLFSCVLREIGFRVDRLGGGVYRDRLGDESVGNHMVLLVDLERPMIADVGLGDGPFHPFPLEARRWSEGAFAFGLERADGSWWRFHNHEHGLAKNFDFQEKPWALEDYAPTSAQLQDGEESVFRALAMTFRRDPERIRGLRDLTAIVIENGTLAERRIETLEDYAATLTPLIDFELGDDLPRLYTQVRHRVAERKRLEEALASDA, encoded by the coding sequence ATGGACATCACGCCCTACCTCGACCGGGTCGGCGTCTCCGGGCCGCTCCGGACCGACGAGGACACCCTCATCCGGCTCCACGAGGCGCACCTCCGGACCTTCCCGTACGAGAACCTCGACATCCAGCTGGGCCAGCGAAAGTCCATGGATCCGGAGCGCTGGCAGCGGCGCCTCGTGGACGAGCACCGCGGCGGCTGGTGCTACGAGATGAACGGGCTCTTCTCGTGCGTGCTCCGGGAGATCGGCTTCCGGGTCGACCGACTCGGCGGCGGCGTCTACCGCGATCGCCTCGGCGACGAATCCGTGGGCAATCACATGGTCCTGCTCGTCGATCTCGAACGACCGATGATCGCGGACGTCGGCCTCGGCGACGGCCCCTTCCACCCGTTCCCGCTCGAAGCGAGGCGTTGGTCCGAGGGCGCGTTCGCGTTCGGTCTGGAGCGGGCCGACGGGAGCTGGTGGCGCTTCCACAACCACGAGCATGGCCTGGCGAAGAACTTCGACTTCCAGGAGAAGCCCTGGGCTCTCGAAGACTACGCGCCGACCAGCGCGCAGCTCCAGGACGGAGAGGAGTCGGTCTTTCGGGCCCTCGCCATGACGTTCCGCCGCGACCCGGAGCGCATCCGCGGGCTCCGCGACCTGACGGCCATCGTGATCGAGAACGGCACGCTGGCCGAACGACGGATCGAGACCCTCGAAGACTACGCCGCCACGCTGACGCCCCTCATCGACTTCGAGCTCGGGGACGACCTGCCGCGGCTGTACACCCAGGTGCGTCACCGCGTAGCGGAGCGGAAGAGGCTCGAAGAGGCGCTCGCGAGCGACGCCTGA
- the pdxT gene encoding pyridoxal 5'-phosphate synthase glutaminase subunit PdxT, whose amino-acid sequence MSASPPIVGVLGIQGDIEKHLAALERLGAEGRRVLAPKHLAGLAGLILPGGESTTISKGLVRHELVKPIQEFAEAGGAVLGTCAGAILLSRESRNHPVPTLGLVDVEAERNAYGTQADSFVAPADPDPAGDFADMECVFIRAPLLHAPGEGVEVLARVDGAPVLVRQGNRFACTFHPELTEDLRVHALLLEG is encoded by the coding sequence GTGTCCGCTTCCCCTCCGATCGTCGGCGTCCTGGGCATCCAGGGCGACATCGAGAAACACCTCGCGGCCCTGGAGCGCCTCGGCGCGGAAGGACGGCGTGTCCTCGCCCCGAAGCACCTCGCGGGGCTCGCGGGGCTGATCCTGCCCGGCGGTGAGAGCACGACGATCTCGAAGGGACTCGTCCGACACGAGCTGGTCAAGCCGATCCAGGAGTTCGCCGAGGCGGGCGGGGCGGTCCTGGGCACGTGTGCGGGGGCGATCCTGCTCTCGCGCGAGTCCCGGAATCATCCGGTGCCGACCCTCGGGCTCGTCGACGTCGAGGCCGAGCGGAACGCCTACGGCACGCAGGCCGATTCCTTCGTGGCGCCCGCCGACCCCGACCCGGCCGGCGACTTCGCGGACATGGAGTGCGTCTTCATCCGCGCGCCCCTGCTGCACGCGCCGGGGGAGGGCGTCGAAGTGCTCGCGCGCGTCGACGGGGCGCCCGTGTTGGTGCGACAGGGCAACCGCTTCGCCTGCACGTTCCATCCGGAGCTGACCGAGGACCTGCGGGTCCACGCGTTGCTGCTCGAGGGCTGA
- the pdxS gene encoding pyridoxal 5'-phosphate synthase lyase subunit PdxS, which yields MSEHNGANGNGALRRGADAFELKVGLAEMMKNGVIMDVVDPEQAKIAEEAGACAVMALERVPSDIRKDGGVARMSAIEMIEGIQKCVSIPVMAKVRIGHISEARVLEAMGVDFIDESEVLTPADDEHHIAKHDYRVPFVCGARNLGEALRRVGEGAAMIRTKGEAGSGNIVEAVRHLRTVCGEIRAVQALPEEELMSTARDMGAPHALVQYVHEHGKLPVPNFAAGGVATPADAALCRQLGAEAVFVGSGIFKSADPEKRARAVVHACTHWDDPEEVLNASRGLGSAMEGLEMETLAESERLANRGW from the coding sequence ATGTCCGAACACAATGGAGCCAATGGCAACGGCGCGCTGCGCCGAGGGGCGGATGCCTTCGAGTTGAAGGTCGGCCTCGCCGAGATGATGAAGAACGGCGTGATCATGGACGTCGTCGACCCGGAGCAGGCGAAGATCGCCGAGGAAGCGGGCGCCTGCGCCGTGATGGCGCTCGAGCGCGTCCCCTCCGACATCCGCAAGGACGGCGGCGTCGCGCGGATGAGCGCCATCGAGATGATCGAGGGCATCCAGAAGTGCGTCTCGATCCCCGTGATGGCGAAGGTCCGGATCGGTCACATCTCCGAGGCGCGAGTCCTCGAAGCCATGGGCGTCGACTTCATCGACGAGAGCGAGGTCCTCACCCCCGCCGACGACGAGCACCACATCGCGAAGCACGACTACCGCGTGCCCTTCGTCTGCGGCGCACGGAACCTCGGCGAGGCGCTGCGGCGCGTGGGCGAGGGCGCGGCGATGATCCGCACGAAGGGGGAGGCCGGCAGCGGCAACATCGTCGAAGCGGTGCGCCACCTGCGCACGGTCTGCGGCGAGATCCGCGCCGTCCAGGCGCTCCCGGAAGAAGAGCTGATGTCGACTGCGCGCGACATGGGCGCGCCGCACGCGCTCGTCCAGTACGTGCACGAGCACGGCAAGCTCCCGGTCCCGAACTTCGCGGCCGGTGGCGTCGCCACGCCGGCGGACGCGGCCCTCTGTCGCCAGCTCGGCGCCGAAGCCGTCTTCGTCGGCTCGGGCATCTTCAAGAGCGCGGATCCGGAGAAGCGCGCTCGGGCCGTCGTGCATGCCTGCACCCATTGGGACGACCCGGAAGAGGTGCTGAACGCGTCGCGCGGTCTCGGCAGCGCGATGGAGGGGCTCGAGATGGAGACCCTCGCGGAGAGCGAGCGCCTCGCGAACCGCGGCTGGTAG
- a CDS encoding PLP-dependent aminotransferase family protein has protein sequence MASPSAQTHLAIDEASPEPAYQQIARQLRQSIESGGREPGERLPAIRTLAGELGVHRDTVALAYESLAEEGWVEARVGAGTFVRSTLVSWAEAARNGASGGSGGAVSHERADREIELALSPQVERLITLENLRPRFAPDGDTVALHRLIPDPRFYPIDEFRACVDAALREEGAELFSYASPEGDVELRRAMSERFGLFGIRHAAEEHVLCHGASQGISLALRLFTQPGDQVAVEVPTYANVLSSFAGLGLTAAPVAMDEEGAEPESLDRVLAKPEVKAFYTIPSFHNPLGTTTSLARRKQILEIAERHGVPVIEDGFELDLRFRGEEIPPLAALDEAGLVVLLFSFSKSLFPGVRVGSLSARGRVLEGLVALKHATDLSDAMLLQAGLSRFVRSGGYDRHLARIRKVLRARHAALEEALSKSMPAGTRWTTPDGGYQLWVELPDGIDTRDLLPEAARAGVLFSPGTLFMPDARPSSALRLTVAAANEDEIARGVAALGEVVERSRDARRSAGRRPGNHL, from the coding sequence ATGGCGTCCCCCAGCGCACAGACCCATCTCGCGATCGACGAAGCGAGTCCGGAGCCCGCGTACCAGCAGATCGCGCGGCAGCTCCGGCAGTCGATCGAGTCCGGCGGCCGGGAGCCCGGCGAGCGGCTCCCGGCCATCCGGACCCTCGCCGGCGAGCTCGGTGTCCATCGGGACACGGTCGCCCTCGCCTACGAATCCCTCGCCGAGGAGGGGTGGGTCGAGGCGCGCGTCGGCGCCGGCACCTTCGTGCGCTCGACGCTGGTCTCCTGGGCCGAGGCCGCGCGCAACGGCGCCTCCGGGGGCTCGGGGGGCGCGGTCTCGCACGAGCGCGCGGATCGGGAGATCGAGCTCGCGCTGTCGCCGCAGGTCGAGCGGCTGATCACGCTCGAGAATCTGCGCCCGCGCTTCGCGCCGGACGGGGACACGGTCGCCCTCCACCGCCTGATCCCCGACCCGCGCTTCTATCCGATCGACGAGTTCCGTGCGTGCGTCGACGCGGCGCTCCGCGAAGAGGGGGCCGAGCTGTTCTCCTACGCCTCGCCGGAGGGGGACGTCGAGCTGCGTCGGGCGATGTCCGAACGCTTCGGTCTCTTCGGCATCCGCCACGCCGCCGAGGAGCACGTGCTCTGTCACGGGGCGAGTCAGGGCATCTCGCTCGCGCTGCGGCTCTTCACGCAGCCCGGAGATCAGGTCGCCGTCGAGGTGCCGACCTACGCGAACGTGCTCTCGTCCTTCGCGGGGCTCGGGCTGACCGCGGCGCCGGTCGCGATGGACGAAGAGGGCGCCGAGCCCGAGTCCCTCGACCGGGTGCTCGCGAAGCCCGAGGTGAAGGCCTTCTACACGATCCCGAGCTTCCACAATCCGCTCGGGACCACGACCAGCCTCGCGCGCCGCAAGCAGATCCTCGAGATCGCGGAGCGGCACGGCGTTCCGGTGATCGAAGACGGGTTCGAGCTCGACCTGCGCTTCCGCGGTGAAGAGATCCCGCCGCTCGCCGCCCTCGACGAGGCGGGGCTCGTCGTCCTGCTCTTCTCGTTCTCGAAGTCGCTCTTCCCCGGCGTGCGCGTCGGTTCGCTCTCGGCGCGGGGGCGCGTCCTGGAAGGGCTCGTCGCGCTCAAGCACGCGACGGATCTCTCCGACGCGATGCTGCTCCAGGCGGGGCTCTCCCGCTTCGTGCGATCCGGTGGCTACGACCGGCATCTTGCGAGGATTCGCAAGGTGCTGCGTGCGCGACATGCGGCGCTCGAAGAAGCGTTGTCGAAGTCGATGCCGGCGGGTACGCGATGGACGACCCCCGATGGCGGCTACCAGCTCTGGGTCGAGCTGCCGGACGGGATCGACACGCGTGACCTGCTGCCCGAAGCGGCGCGGGCGGGTGTGCTCTTCTCGCCGGGCACGCTCTTCATGCCCGATGCGCGGCCGTCGAGCGCGCTTCGGCTGACCGTCGCGGCCGCCAACGAAGACGAGATCGCGCGGGGTGTCGCGGCCCTGGGCGAAGTCGTGGAGCGATCCCGGGATGCCCGCCGATCGGCGGGACGACGACCCGGCAACCACCTCTGA
- the pth gene encoding aminoacyl-tRNA hydrolase, with translation MIVGLGNPGPEYAHTRHNAGFLVLERLAVRQSADWSDDTALEARVARVTLGGAPALLLAPQTYMNRSGRSVAAALERWSALDPSRDLVVVYDDLDLPTGRIRLRPSGGAGGHRGMGDIQTVLETRAIRRLRFGVGHPGQGGQAVVDYVLSPFPGEEEAVLEEAIERAADAIEGIAADGFEPAMGTFNARS, from the coding sequence CTGATCGTCGGTCTCGGCAATCCCGGGCCCGAGTACGCCCACACGCGTCACAACGCCGGCTTCCTCGTGCTCGAGCGACTGGCGGTGCGCCAGTCGGCCGATTGGTCCGACGACACGGCGCTCGAGGCCCGCGTCGCGAGGGTGACGCTCGGGGGCGCGCCTGCGCTCCTTCTCGCACCCCAGACCTATATGAACCGCTCCGGTCGGAGCGTGGCGGCGGCGCTCGAACGGTGGTCGGCGCTCGACCCCTCGCGTGACCTCGTCGTCGTCTATGACGACCTGGATCTGCCGACGGGACGGATCAGGCTGCGGCCGTCCGGCGGCGCCGGGGGCCATCGCGGCATGGGGGACATCCAGACGGTCCTCGAGACCCGGGCGATTCGGCGGCTGCGATTCGGCGTCGGGCATCCGGGGCAGGGCGGACAGGCCGTGGTCGATTACGTGCTCTCGCCGTTCCCCGGCGAGGAGGAGGCCGTCCTCGAGGAGGCGATCGAGCGGGCCGCCGACGCGATCGAGGGGATTGCGGCGGACGGATTCGAGCCCGCCATGGGAACATTCAACGCCCGATCGTAG